One genomic region from Skermania piniformis encodes:
- the rfbB gene encoding dTDP-glucose 4,6-dehydratase → MTAIRSSTPSRVLVTGGAGFIGANFVHQLVTDRPDTTVTVLDALTYAGNSASLTPIADRIRFVHGDIADAELVDDLVRTADAVVHFAAESHNDNSLADPWPFVQTNIVGTYTLLEAVRRHDVRYHHVSTDEVYGDLELDDPQRFTEHTPYNPSSPYSSSKAGSDLLVRAWVRSFGVRATISNCSNNYGPYQHVEKFIPRQITNVIDGVRPRLYGEGRNVRDWIHVDDHNRAVRTIVEQGRIGQTYLIGADGELDNRTVVGYILEAFGRDADDFDHVTDRPGHDLRYAIDPTLLREELGWQPQYRDFRDGLAQTVQWYRDNESWWRPSKAATERAYTAQGERVR, encoded by the coding sequence GTGACCGCAATCAGATCCAGCACGCCGTCCCGAGTGCTCGTCACCGGCGGCGCCGGATTCATCGGCGCCAACTTCGTCCACCAACTGGTAACCGATCGTCCCGACACGACGGTGACGGTTCTCGACGCACTCACCTATGCCGGAAACAGTGCCTCGTTGACCCCGATCGCCGATCGTATCCGGTTCGTCCACGGCGATATCGCCGATGCGGAATTGGTGGACGATCTGGTCCGCACAGCCGATGCGGTGGTGCATTTCGCCGCCGAGTCACACAACGACAATTCGCTGGCCGACCCGTGGCCGTTCGTCCAGACCAACATCGTCGGCACGTACACCTTGCTGGAGGCGGTGCGTCGGCACGACGTTCGCTATCACCACGTATCGACCGACGAAGTCTACGGCGACCTCGAGCTGGACGATCCGCAGCGATTCACCGAACACACCCCGTACAACCCGTCCAGCCCCTACTCGTCCAGTAAGGCCGGCAGCGACCTGCTGGTGCGCGCCTGGGTCCGATCGTTCGGCGTACGCGCGACAATCTCCAACTGCTCCAACAACTACGGCCCGTATCAACACGTGGAGAAGTTCATTCCGCGGCAGATCACCAACGTGATCGACGGAGTGCGACCGCGGCTCTACGGCGAGGGTCGCAACGTCCGCGACTGGATCCATGTCGACGATCACAACCGTGCGGTACGCACCATCGTCGAGCAGGGCCGGATCGGCCAGACCTATCTGATCGGCGCAGACGGGGAGTTGGACAACCGCACCGTGGTCGGATACATCCTGGAGGCATTCGGCCGGGACGCCGACGACTTCGACCACGTCACCGATCGTCCCGGGCACGACCTGCGATATGCGATCGATCCGACCCTGCTCCGGGAGGAACTCGGCTGGCAGCCGCAATATCGCGACTTCCGCGACGGGTTGGCACAGACGGTGCAGTGGTACCGCGACAACGAATCATGGTGGCGGCCCAGCAAAGCCGCTACCGAACGGGCGTACACCGCACAGGGCGAACGAGTTCGCTGA
- a CDS encoding dTDP-4-dehydrorhamnose 3,5-epimerase family protein: MQVRPLALAGAWEFTPQQFGDDRGRFFEWFKASEFDAAVGAPLELLQANCSVSAAGVLRGIHYTEDPPGQAKYVTCVRGAFLDVVVDLRPGSPTFGRWDSVLLDDVDRRAVYLSSGLGHAVLSLEDGSTIMYLCSLEYTPELDRDLDAFDPEIGIDWPTVGRDGRPLEFLRSAKDAAAPGLAEAFALH, encoded by the coding sequence GTGCAGGTACGGCCGCTCGCGCTCGCGGGGGCATGGGAGTTCACTCCGCAGCAGTTCGGCGACGATCGCGGCCGGTTCTTCGAGTGGTTCAAGGCGTCCGAATTCGACGCTGCGGTCGGTGCCCCGCTCGAGTTGCTGCAGGCGAACTGCTCGGTGTCGGCGGCCGGCGTGCTCCGTGGCATCCACTACACCGAGGATCCACCCGGCCAGGCCAAGTACGTGACCTGTGTGCGCGGAGCGTTCCTCGACGTCGTGGTCGACCTACGGCCCGGCTCGCCGACCTTCGGGCGGTGGGACAGCGTGCTGTTGGACGACGTCGACCGCCGCGCCGTGTACCTGAGCTCCGGCCTCGGGCACGCCGTGCTGTCGTTGGAAGACGGTTCGACGATCATGTACCTGTGCTCGCTGGAGTACACCCCGGAACTCGACCGGGACCTGGATGCATTCGACCCGGAGATCGGCATCGATTGGCCGACCGTGGGCCGGGACGGCCGGCCGCTGGAATTTCTACGTTCGGCGAAAGATGCGGCCGCGCCGGGCTTGGCGGAGGCATTCGCGCTCCACTGA